In the Desulfobacterales bacterium genome, AGCAACAGGGTGTCTTGGCTCCTCCATAACCGCATACTACACCATGTGGTCGGTTGAGTAAAGTGCATACCCACTTTTTTTTATTGTGTTCCGAATACAAGCGGCAACGGACTTTTCATCAGATACATCCGTCCGGATAAAGAAAAGATTCTTTGGATTTTTAAATTCGGAAACGCACTCCCGTCCGG is a window encoding:
- a CDS encoding SDR family NAD(P)-dependent oxidoreductase translates to MADLNQQIVIITGGAQGIGKGIARYLLKKGAGVVIADIDREAGRECVSEFKNPKNLFFIRTDVSDEKSVAACIRNTIKKSGYALYSTDHMV